Part of the Olsenella profusa DSM 13989 genome, CTGCTCGCCTCGGGTACGTCGGTCATCCTCGAGATCGATGTCCAAGGCGCCCTCAACGTGCTGCGCCTCATGCCCGATGCGGTCCTCATCTTCATCGAGCCGCCGTCGCTCGAGGAGCTGGAGCGACGGCTGCGCCAGCGCGGCACCGAAGACGAGGGCCAGCTGCGGCTTCGGCTCAGGAACGCCCGCAGCGAGCTTGAGCTTGCCGACAAGTACGACGAACGTATCGTGAACGATGACGTCGATGCCGCCTCCGATAGGCTGCTTCAAATAATCCGCTCATACGAAGGATAGGGGACTCCCATGGCCGTTACCAAGCCTGAAATTGACAACCTTCTCGAGCATACGGAGCACAATCCCTTTCTTCTCTGCTCCATTGCCTCCAAGCGCGCCTGTGACATCAACAGCATGATTCGTGGCCAGCACCTCCGGGTGACTGCCGTTCAGGAGTTCGACGACATCACTCCGATCGTCTCCGGCAAGGATACCGTCTCCGTCGCCATGGAGGAGATCGAGGAGGGGACGCTGAGCTTCGTGCGCGAGGACTTCGACCGTGACATCAAGGGCTCCAACGAGCGTGTCGAGCACAACCTCTGATGAGCGACAGGGTCTGCCTCGTCCACTACCATGAGATCGGGCTCAAGGGAAAGAACCGTTCGACCTTCGAGCGTCGGCTCGTCACCAACCTGCACCGGGCGCTCAGAGACCATCCTGTACGCGCCGTCAGACGCATCTCGGGCCATGTGCTCGTGAGCGTCGACGGGGGGCAGGCGACGCCCGAGATGGCGCACGTGATATCCCGCGTGCCCGGCGTCGCGCGCGTCTCTCTGGCCTACCTATGCACGTTGGACGAGGAGGAGTACTGCGCCGCGGCCGTCACGGCACTGCACGAGGCGGGGGAGTTCGACTCGTTCAAGGTCCACGCCCGTCGCTCCTCCACCGCATACGGCCGCCATACGCTTGAGATCAACCGACTGGTGGGAGACGTGCTCTGCCAGGAGTTTCCCACCAAGCGGGTCCAGATGCACAAGCCCGACGTCACGGTCTGCGTGAACGTGATCAACGCGAGCGTGTACGTATATGCCGCGAGCGGCCCGGGCGTGGGCGGCCTTCCCGTGGGCACGGCCGGCAAGGTGGTCACGCTGCTCTCCAGTGGCTTCGACTCTCCGGTTGCCACCTGGATGGTGGGACGCCGCGGCGCCGTGTGCGTGCCCGTCCACTTCTCGGGTCGTCCCATGACGCCCGACACGAGTGAGTGGCTCTGCCAGGACATCATCAATGCACTGGCGCCCTCCGGTATGATCGGTCGTCTCTATGTGGTGCCCTTTGGCGAGCGTCAGCGCCAGATATCCCTGGCCGTGCCCCAGAGCCTGCGCATCATCACCTATCGGCGCGTGATGTTTGCCGTAGGCGAGCGCGTCGCCCGGCTCGAGGGGGCAAAGGCACTTGTGACGGGCGAGTCGTTGGGCCAGGTCGCCTCGCAGACGCTCGACAACATCGCCGCGGTCAACGAGACGGTCTCCCTGCCCGTGCTCCGCCCGCTCATCGGCTCCGACAAGCAGGAGATCATGCGCCGTGCCCAGGAGATCGGGACCTTTGAGCTGAGTTCGCAGTCGGTGGATGACTGCTGCACGCTCTTCATGCCGCGTCGCCCCGAGACGCACGCGCGCCTGCGCGAGGTGCACGAGGCGTGGGACTCCTTCGATCACGATGCTATGATCGACGGTCTGGTGGCCTCCACAGAGTATGTCGACTTTGACCAATGCCCCAGCTACAAGCCACCACAGGAGCTCAAGGAGCGCCACCCTGCGCTTGCGCCGCGCCCATGGCAGGGCAGAACGCCGCAGACTGGCGCAGAATCGGCCCGATTTTAAGCCGCCACCTGAGAATCTCGATGTGTTCTCGCCTCACCATGGTGTGAGGAGGTGTTCGTATGGCCCAGAGGACACG contains:
- a CDS encoding DNA-directed RNA polymerase subunit omega — translated: MAVTKPEIDNLLEHTEHNPFLLCSIASKRACDINSMIRGQHLRVTAVQEFDDITPIVSGKDTVSVAMEEIEEGTLSFVREDFDRDIKGSNERVEHNL
- the thiI gene encoding tRNA uracil 4-sulfurtransferase ThiI; translated protein: MSDRVCLVHYHEIGLKGKNRSTFERRLVTNLHRALRDHPVRAVRRISGHVLVSVDGGQATPEMAHVISRVPGVARVSLAYLCTLDEEEYCAAAVTALHEAGEFDSFKVHARRSSTAYGRHTLEINRLVGDVLCQEFPTKRVQMHKPDVTVCVNVINASVYVYAASGPGVGGLPVGTAGKVVTLLSSGFDSPVATWMVGRRGAVCVPVHFSGRPMTPDTSEWLCQDIINALAPSGMIGRLYVVPFGERQRQISLAVPQSLRIITYRRVMFAVGERVARLEGAKALVTGESLGQVASQTLDNIAAVNETVSLPVLRPLIGSDKQEIMRRAQEIGTFELSSQSVDDCCTLFMPRRPETHARLREVHEAWDSFDHDAMIDGLVASTEYVDFDQCPSYKPPQELKERHPALAPRPWQGRTPQTGAESARF
- the gmk gene encoding guanylate kinase, encoding MGQTPRLFVISGPSGAGKGTLLARVRKRHPNLGLAVSATTREPRPGEVDGVSYHFLDEEEFSRRVRAGEFLEWANVHGHRYGTLKGDVDALLASGTSVILEIDVQGALNVLRLMPDAVLIFIEPPSLEELERRLRQRGTEDEGQLRLRLRNARSELELADKYDERIVNDDVDAASDRLLQIIRSYEG